Proteins encoded by one window of Juglans regia cultivar Chandler chromosome 15, Walnut 2.0, whole genome shotgun sequence:
- the LOC108994572 gene encoding uncharacterized protein LOC108994572 → MVGSRRSSSSSKHALSSPPPTTAKRSKIAVKEVLSEPIWPHFAIANIGSGFSLIDAFRLVELLWKLINQRRSTLHYIRRSVLRKSCIDQIEFQSHLGKASFPVLSGVFFFFSSCAFSEILIILMRSLVYWENQWRGKNYF, encoded by the exons ATGGTTGGAAGCAGACGCAGCTCCTCATCTTCCAAACATGCCCTCTCCTCCCCTCCTCCCACCACCGCCAAACGATCCAAG ATTGCTGTAAAAGAGGTGCTCTCCGAGCCCATTTGGCCACATTTTGCTATCGCAAACATTGGCAGTGGATTCAGTTTGATTGATGCTTTTCGGCTT GTGGAGCTGCTGTGGAAGCTGATAAATCAAAGGCGGTCGACACTGCACTACATTCGAAGAAGCGTCCTACGAAAAAGTTGCATTGACCAAATCGAGTTCCAAAGCCACTTGGGGAAAGCTTCTTTCCCAGTGCTCTCAGGtgtgtttttcttcttttcctcatgTGCTTTCTCCGAAATCCTGATTATTTTGATGCGATCGTTGGTATATTGGGAAAATCAATGGAGAGGAAAGAATTACTTTTAG
- the LOC108994562 gene encoding tryptophan synthase alpha chain-like isoform X1, which yields MVLAKDRDVVAVLGTHTARTYPTIPNIRARPGIFVGVGDIVLNKRLAIPSRRFTPLAAVNTTQTVRLSETFIRLKKQRKVASTPYITVGDPDLCTTIEALKVLDSCGSDIIELGAPYSDPLADGLVIQVAATRTLASGTYFNAIILMRKEVVPQLSRPLALFSYHNPILKRGVKEVSQFDAYVAVISNSLSFSWLLGCVSGKGLLVSQWIPWMNFGYKRVMGCLFDAR from the exons ATGGTCTTAGCCAAGGATAGGGATGTCGTCGCGGTTTTAGGTACACACACGGCAAGAACATATCCAACAATCCCAAATATCCGTGCTCGGCCTGGGATATTTGTGGGGGTGGGTGATATTGTCCTCAACAAG AGATTAGCAATCCCGAGTAGGAGATTCACTCCACTGGCTGCTGTCAACACTACTCAAACCGTCAGACTCTCGGAGACCTTCATAAGATTGAAAAAACAACGCAAAGTGGCATCTACTCCATACATCACTGTTGGTGATCCCGACCTTTGTACCACAATAGAAGCATTGAAGGTGCTTGACTCCTGCGGATCAGACATAATTGAGTTGGGTGCACCATACTCTGATCCTTTGGCAGATGGTCTAGTTATCCAGGTTGCGGCTACACGTACCTTGGCAAGTGGGACCTATTTCAATGCAATTATTTTAATGCGGAAGGAGGTGGTTCCACAATTATCTCGCCCACTTGCATTATTTTCATATCACAATCCAATTCTCAAGCGTGGTGTCAAAGAGGTGAGTCAATTTGATGCTTATGTTGCAGTAATCTCTAATTCGTTGAGTTTTTCATGGTTACTGGGGTGTGTTTCGGGCAAGGGCTTGCTTGTCTCTCAGTGGATCCCATGGATGAATTTTGGGTATAAAAGAGTAATGGGGTGTTTATTTGATGCAAGATAG
- the LOC108994562 gene encoding tryptophan synthase alpha chain-like isoform X2: protein MVLAKDRDVVAVLGTHTARTYPTIPNIRARPGIFVGVGDIVLNKRLAIPSRRFTPLAAVNTTQTVRLSETFIRLKKQRKVASTPYITVGDPDLCTTIEALKVLDSCGSDIIELGAPYSDPLADGLVIQVAATRTLASGTYFNAIILMRKEVVPQLSRPLALFSYHNPILKRGVKEGLACLSVDPMDEFWV, encoded by the exons ATGGTCTTAGCCAAGGATAGGGATGTCGTCGCGGTTTTAGGTACACACACGGCAAGAACATATCCAACAATCCCAAATATCCGTGCTCGGCCTGGGATATTTGTGGGGGTGGGTGATATTGTCCTCAACAAG AGATTAGCAATCCCGAGTAGGAGATTCACTCCACTGGCTGCTGTCAACACTACTCAAACCGTCAGACTCTCGGAGACCTTCATAAGATTGAAAAAACAACGCAAAGTGGCATCTACTCCATACATCACTGTTGGTGATCCCGACCTTTGTACCACAATAGAAGCATTGAAGGTGCTTGACTCCTGCGGATCAGACATAATTGAGTTGGGTGCACCATACTCTGATCCTTTGGCAGATGGTCTAGTTATCCAGGTTGCGGCTACACGTACCTTGGCAAGTGGGACCTATTTCAATGCAATTATTTTAATGCGGAAGGAGGTGGTTCCACAATTATCTCGCCCACTTGCATTATTTTCATATCACAATCCAATTCTCAAGCGTGGTGTCAAAGAG GGGCTTGCTTGTCTCTCAGTGGATCCCATGGATGAATTTTGGGTATAA